A genomic segment from Synergistes jonesii encodes:
- the purQ gene encoding phosphoribosylformylglycinamidine synthase subunit PurQ, protein MRTAVVVFPGSNCDRDVRRAVSETLKTPVDMVWHEEREFASEPDLVILPGGFSYGDYLRSGAMAAHSPIIGAVRRHAAAGRRLLGICNGFQVLTESGLLPGALLANTSTTFICRKCWLRVEQTENRFTSGLKKGGIVQYPIAHHEGLYFLPPKELRQLEDDGRVVFRYADPVSGEAGERFAPNGALNGIAGICNEEGNVLGLMPHPERSTVAHLNGGSDGGAFWLSIARDFAERGA, encoded by the coding sequence ATGAGAACGGCTGTCGTTGTCTTTCCCGGAAGCAACTGCGACCGCGACGTGCGGCGCGCGGTCAGCGAAACGCTTAAAACGCCCGTCGATATGGTCTGGCATGAGGAACGAGAATTCGCCTCCGAGCCGGACCTCGTTATTTTGCCCGGCGGCTTCTCATACGGCGACTATCTGCGCTCCGGCGCGATGGCGGCGCATTCGCCGATCATCGGCGCCGTCCGCCGCCACGCCGCCGCCGGCAGGCGCCTGCTCGGCATCTGCAACGGCTTTCAGGTGCTGACGGAGAGCGGGCTGCTGCCGGGAGCGCTGCTTGCGAATACGAGCACGACCTTCATCTGCAGAAAATGCTGGCTGCGCGTCGAGCAGACGGAGAACCGCTTCACCTCCGGACTCAAAAAGGGCGGGATAGTGCAGTACCCCATCGCCCACCACGAGGGACTTTACTTCCTGCCGCCAAAGGAACTCCGGCAGCTGGAAGATGACGGGCGTGTGGTCTTCCGCTACGCCGACCCCGTGAGCGGAGAGGCCGGCGAAAGGTTCGCGCCGAACGGGGCGCTGAACGGCATCGCCGGCATCTGCAACGAAGAGGGGAACGTTTTAGGACTTATGCCGCACCCAGAGCGCTCGACTGTGGCTCACTTAAACGGCGGCTCCGACGGCGGCGCTTTCTGGCTTTCGATAGCGCGTGATTTTGCAGAAAGAGGTGCTTAG
- the purS gene encoding phosphoribosylformylglycinamidine synthase subunit PurS — MIFHAEAVITPRMGVLDTQGKAVEKTLGQLGYDVSDVRVGRIVTMKLEADNGEAAAERVKEMCCDLLANDLIETYSISLREA; from the coding sequence ATGATTTTTCATGCAGAGGCCGTGATCACCCCGCGCATGGGAGTTCTTGACACACAGGGCAAGGCCGTGGAAAAGACGCTCGGCCAACTCGGCTACGATGTAAGCGACGTCCGCGTGGGAAGAATCGTTACGATGAAGCTGGAGGCCGACAACGGAGAGGCAGCCGCGGAGCGCGTGAAGGAGATGTGCTGCGACCTCTTGGCGAACGACCTGATAGAAACTTACAGCATCTCGCTGCGGGAAGCATAG